A genome region from Hippopotamus amphibius kiboko isolate mHipAmp2 chromosome 1, mHipAmp2.hap2, whole genome shotgun sequence includes the following:
- the MTX3 gene encoding metaxin-3 isoform X1, giving the protein MAAPLELSCWGGGWGLPSVHSESLVVMAYAKFSGAPLKVNVIDNTWRGSRGDVPILTTEDNIVTQPAKILNFLRKQKYNADYELSAKQGADTLAYIALLEEKLLPAVLHTFWVESDNYFTVTKPWFASRMPFPLSLILPGRMSKGALNRILLTRGQPPLYHLREVEAQIYRDAKECLNLLSNRLGSSQFFFGDTPSTLDAYVFGFLAPLYKVRFPKVHLQEHLKQLSNLCRFCDDILNSYFRLSLGGISPSGQETVDANLQKLTQLVNKESNLIEKMDDNLRQSPQLPPRKLPTLKLTPAEEESNSLQRLSP; this is encoded by the exons ATGGCGGCCCCCTTGGAGCTCAGTTGCTGGGGAGGCGGCTGGGGGCTCCCGTCGGTGCACAGCGAGTccctggtggtgatg GCTTACGCCAAATTTTCTGGTGCACCCCTGAAAGTCAATGTCATAGATAACACCTGGAGAGGTTCAAGAG GAGATGTACCAATTTTGACAACTGAAGACAATATTGTTACTCAGCCGGCAAAAATACtaaactttttaagaaaacag aaatataatgccgATTATGAACTCTCAGCAAAACAAGGGGCAGATACACTAGCTTACATTGCTCTCCTCGAAGAAAAGCTTCTTCCTGCAGTG CTTCACACATTCTGGGTTGAGAGTGACAATTACTTTACTGTGACAAAGCCATGGTTTGCTTCACGAATGCCTTTTCCCTTGAGTTTGATCCTGCCTGGAAGAATGTCTAAGGGAGCACTGAATAGGATTCTCCTGACCAGGGGACAGCCTCCCCTCTACCATCTCCGAGAAGTAGAAGCTCAG ATATACAGAGATGCCAAGGAGTGCCTAAATCTTCTGTCAAACAGATTGGGATCATCTCAGTTTTTCTTTGGAGATAC gccTTCTACTTTGGATGCCTATGTGTTTGGTTTCCTCGCACCTCTTTATAAAGTACGCTTTCCTAAAGTTCACTTACAAGAACATTTGAAACAGCTCTCCAACCTGTGTCGCTTTTGTGATGACATCCTAAACAGTTACTTTAGGCTTAGTCTTGGAG GCATCTCTCCTTCTGGACAAGAAACGGTAGATGCAAATctgcagaaactcacacaacttGTAAATAAGGAATCCAACTTGATTGAAAAG ATGGATGACAATCTTCGCCAAagccctcagcttcctcctcgGAAACTGCCAACACTTAAGTTGACTCCAGCAGAAGAAGAAAGCAATTCCTTACAACGGCTATCACCCTGA
- the MTX3 gene encoding metaxin-3 isoform X2, giving the protein MAAPLELSCWGGGWGLPSVHSESLVVMAYAKFSGAPLKVNVIDNTWRGSRGDVPILTTEDNIVTQPAKILNFLRKQKYNADYELSAKQGADTLAYIALLEEKLLPAVLHTFWVESDNYFTVTKPWFASRMPFPLSLILPGRMSKGALNRILLTRGQPPLYHLREVEAQIYRDAKECLNLLSNRLGSSQFFFGDTPSTLDAYVFGFLAPLYKVRFPKVHLQEHLKQLSNLCRFCDDILNSYFRLSLGDG; this is encoded by the exons ATGGCGGCCCCCTTGGAGCTCAGTTGCTGGGGAGGCGGCTGGGGGCTCCCGTCGGTGCACAGCGAGTccctggtggtgatg GCTTACGCCAAATTTTCTGGTGCACCCCTGAAAGTCAATGTCATAGATAACACCTGGAGAGGTTCAAGAG GAGATGTACCAATTTTGACAACTGAAGACAATATTGTTACTCAGCCGGCAAAAATACtaaactttttaagaaaacag aaatataatgccgATTATGAACTCTCAGCAAAACAAGGGGCAGATACACTAGCTTACATTGCTCTCCTCGAAGAAAAGCTTCTTCCTGCAGTG CTTCACACATTCTGGGTTGAGAGTGACAATTACTTTACTGTGACAAAGCCATGGTTTGCTTCACGAATGCCTTTTCCCTTGAGTTTGATCCTGCCTGGAAGAATGTCTAAGGGAGCACTGAATAGGATTCTCCTGACCAGGGGACAGCCTCCCCTCTACCATCTCCGAGAAGTAGAAGCTCAG ATATACAGAGATGCCAAGGAGTGCCTAAATCTTCTGTCAAACAGATTGGGATCATCTCAGTTTTTCTTTGGAGATAC gccTTCTACTTTGGATGCCTATGTGTTTGGTTTCCTCGCACCTCTTTATAAAGTACGCTTTCCTAAAGTTCACTTACAAGAACATTTGAAACAGCTCTCCAACCTGTGTCGCTTTTGTGATGACATCCTAAACAGTTACTTTAGGCTTAGTCTTGGAG ATGGATGA